Proteins from a single region of Salipiger sp. H15:
- a CDS encoding aspartate-semialdehyde dehydrogenase has translation MGYKVVVAGATGNVGREMLNILAEREFPVDEIAVLASRKSLGTEVSFGDRTLKTQDLATFDFTGWDIALFAVGSGPTKEFAPKAAAAGCVVIDNSSLYRYDPDVPLIVPEVNADAVFGYSKKNIIANPNCSTAQMVVALKPLHDRAKIKRVVVSTYQSVSGAGKEGMDELWEQTKSIYNPVSDVPAKKFTKEIAFNVIPHIDVFMEDGSTKEEWKMVAETKKIVDPSIKVTATCVRVPVFVGHSEAINIEFEDFLDEDEARDILREAPGVMVIDKREDGGYVTPKECVGDFATFISRIRQDSTIDNGINLWCVSDNLRKGAALNAVQIAEVLGQKVLKKG, from the coding sequence ATGGGCTACAAGGTCGTTGTTGCCGGTGCCACGGGGAACGTGGGCCGTGAAATGCTGAACATCCTCGCCGAGCGCGAGTTCCCGGTGGACGAGATCGCCGTGCTTGCATCGCGAAAATCGCTGGGAACAGAGGTGAGCTTCGGCGACAGGACCCTCAAGACCCAGGATCTTGCCACTTTCGACTTCACCGGCTGGGACATTGCGCTCTTTGCCGTGGGCTCGGGCCCGACCAAGGAATTTGCGCCGAAGGCCGCGGCCGCGGGCTGCGTGGTGATCGACAACAGCTCGCTCTACCGCTACGACCCGGACGTTCCGCTGATCGTGCCGGAAGTGAACGCGGACGCGGTGTTCGGCTACAGCAAGAAGAACATCATCGCGAACCCGAACTGCTCGACCGCGCAGATGGTCGTGGCGCTGAAGCCGCTGCATGACCGCGCCAAGATCAAGCGCGTCGTCGTGTCGACCTACCAGTCGGTCTCGGGCGCGGGCAAGGAAGGCATGGACGAGCTCTGGGAGCAGACCAAGTCGATCTACAACCCGGTCTCCGACGTTCCGGCCAAGAAGTTCACCAAGGAAATCGCCTTCAACGTCATTCCGCACATCGACGTCTTCATGGAAGACGGCTCGACCAAGGAAGAGTGGAAGATGGTCGCCGAGACCAAGAAGATCGTCGATCCGTCGATCAAGGTCACCGCGACCTGCGTGCGGGTTCCGGTCTTCGTCGGCCACTCCGAGGCGATCAACATCGAGTTCGAGGACTTCCTCGACGAGGACGAGGCACGTGACATCCTGCGCGAGGCTCCGGGCGTCATGGTGATCGACAAGCGCGAGGACGGCGGCTACGTCACGCCGAAGGAATGCGTCGGCGACTTCGCAACCTTCATCAGCCGCATCCGCCAGGACAGCACCATCGACAACGGCATCAACCTCTGGTGCGTCTCGGACAACCTGCGCAAGGGCGCGGCTCTCAATGCCGTCCAGATTGCAGAGGTGCTGGGGCAGAAGGTGCTCAAGAAGGGCTGA
- a CDS encoding carbonic anhydrase: MHNAKPLPSYLVQRFQGWKATSYAENSAWYRRLASEGQHPRAMIISCCDSRVHVTSIFGADTGEFFIHRNIANLVPPYKPDGQQHGTSAAVEYAVTALKVAHVIVMGHSSCGGVQGCLDMCSGNAPQLEEKSSFVGRWMDILRPGYERVVERKPEDMARALEKESVLVSLENLMTFPFVREAVESQDLSIHGLWHDIGSGSLECYDPKADGYVVV; the protein is encoded by the coding sequence ATGCACAACGCCAAACCGCTACCCAGCTACCTGGTCCAGAGGTTCCAGGGCTGGAAGGCGACCAGCTATGCCGAGAATTCCGCGTGGTACCGGCGCCTGGCCTCGGAAGGCCAGCACCCCCGCGCCATGATCATCTCGTGCTGCGACAGCCGCGTGCACGTGACCTCGATCTTCGGGGCCGACACCGGCGAGTTCTTCATCCACCGGAACATCGCCAACCTCGTGCCGCCCTACAAGCCGGACGGGCAGCAGCACGGCACCTCGGCGGCGGTGGAATACGCGGTCACCGCGCTGAAGGTCGCGCACGTGATCGTCATGGGCCATTCCAGCTGCGGCGGCGTGCAGGGCTGCCTCGACATGTGCTCGGGCAACGCGCCCCAGCTCGAGGAGAAGTCGAGCTTCGTCGGCCGCTGGATGGACATCCTGCGCCCCGGCTACGAGCGCGTCGTCGAGCGCAAGCCCGAGGACATGGCCCGCGCGCTGGAAAAGGAATCGGTGCTGGTCTCGCTCGAGAACCTGATGACCTTCCCCTTCGTGCGCGAGGCGGTCGAGTCCCAGGACCTGTCGATCCACGGGCTCTGGCACGACATCGGAAGCGGGTCGCTGGAATGCTACGACCCGAAAGCCGACGGCTACGTGGTGGTCTGA
- a CDS encoding NlpC/P60 family protein, which translates to MMDRRLTPANGRVAAAHLQGQVEAQNFTEGSAAAVRVAVADLLKAPGGARDRQLGYGAAVTVFERHEGWAFVQAQADGFVGYVAEEALGQATAPTHRVATRATHAYAEANLKTPDRVFLTLGARLCVTGAQGSFLETEAGFVPAGHLLPLDRPDVDPVAVSERLLGTPYLWGGNSAMGIDCSGLVQAGLHACGIACPGDSDLQARALGETLASGTQPKRGDLFFWKGHVAWVADEHTLLHANAFHMAVAYEPIAGALARIEGQGEGPVTRHARLTGV; encoded by the coding sequence CTGATGGACCGCCGCCTCACCCCCGCCAATGGCCGCGTCGCCGCCGCCCACCTGCAGGGCCAGGTCGAGGCGCAGAATTTCACCGAAGGCAGCGCGGCCGCGGTGCGCGTGGCCGTGGCCGACCTGCTGAAAGCCCCCGGCGGCGCGCGTGACCGTCAGCTCGGCTACGGCGCCGCGGTCACCGTCTTCGAGCGGCACGAGGGCTGGGCCTTCGTGCAGGCGCAGGCGGACGGCTTCGTCGGCTACGTGGCCGAGGAGGCGCTCGGGCAGGCCACGGCGCCGACCCACCGCGTCGCCACCCGCGCCACCCACGCCTATGCCGAGGCCAACCTCAAGACGCCGGACCGGGTCTTCCTGACGCTCGGCGCCCGGCTCTGCGTGACCGGCGCGCAGGGCAGCTTCCTCGAGACCGAGGCGGGGTTCGTCCCCGCCGGGCACCTGCTGCCGCTCGACCGGCCCGATGTCGATCCCGTCGCGGTCTCCGAGCGGCTGCTCGGCACGCCCTACCTCTGGGGCGGCAACTCGGCGATGGGCATCGACTGCTCGGGGCTGGTGCAGGCCGGGCTCCATGCCTGCGGCATCGCCTGCCCCGGTGACAGCGACCTGCAGGCGCGCGCGCTCGGCGAGACCCTGGCCTCCGGCACGCAGCCGAAGCGCGGCGATCTCTTCTTCTGGAAGGGGCACGTCGCCTGGGTCGCGGACGAGCACACGCTGTTGCACGCCAACGCCTTCCACATGGCTGTCGCCTACGAGCCCATCGCCGGCGCGCTCGCGCGCATCGAGGGGCAGGGCGAGGGCCCCGTCACCCGCCACGCCCGCCTGACCGGAGTCTGA
- a CDS encoding leucyl aminopeptidase family protein — protein MNLTFAPADTGALPLHVIEAEALESWLADQPERVRTWVNASGFAGEIGNVVMIPGETGAPEAALIGYGSAAPPRRTRFALAAGVARLARGTYRIASGLPAAAAEEEALGWLLAGYRFTRYAGEAPEMPRLVAPERVDAARVEILAAAEVLTRDLVNTPASDMGPEQLEAAARSLAAEFGAAIEVTTGEALLEKNFPMIHAVGRASPRAPRLIDMRWGGSGPRLTLVGKGVCFDTGGLNLKPASSMGLMKKDMGGAANVLGLARMIMALGLKLQLRVLIPAVENSVSGDAFRPQDILTSRKGLTVEINNTDAEGRLVLADALALADEERPDFILSMATLTGAARVAVGPDLAPFYTDDEAFAEALTRASGPAADPVWRMPFWEPYEEKIEPGIADLDNAPGGGMAGSITAALFLRRFVTETPYAHFDIYAWNPSAAPGRTKGGLGQGPRAILGALPQVLGL, from the coding sequence ATGAACCTGACTTTCGCACCCGCCGATACCGGCGCCCTGCCGCTGCACGTGATCGAGGCCGAGGCGCTGGAAAGCTGGCTGGCAGACCAGCCCGAGCGCGTGCGCACCTGGGTGAACGCCAGCGGCTTCGCGGGCGAGATCGGCAACGTGGTGATGATTCCCGGCGAGACCGGCGCGCCCGAGGCGGCGCTGATCGGCTACGGCAGCGCCGCCCCCCCCCGCCGCACCCGCTTTGCCCTGGCTGCGGGCGTCGCGCGGCTTGCCCGCGGCACCTACCGCATCGCCTCGGGCCTGCCCGCCGCCGCCGCCGAGGAAGAGGCGCTCGGCTGGCTGCTCGCCGGCTACCGCTTCACCCGCTACGCCGGCGAGGCCCCCGAGATGCCGCGCCTCGTCGCGCCCGAGCGCGTCGACGCGGCCAGGGTCGAGATCCTCGCCGCCGCCGAGGTGCTGACCCGCGACCTCGTGAACACCCCCGCCTCGGACATGGGCCCCGAGCAGCTCGAGGCCGCCGCGCGCAGCCTCGCTGCCGAGTTCGGCGCCGCGATCGAGGTGACCACCGGCGAGGCGCTGCTCGAGAAGAATTTCCCGATGATCCACGCCGTCGGCCGCGCCAGCCCGCGCGCGCCGCGGCTGATCGACATGCGCTGGGGCGGCAGCGGCCCGCGGCTGACGCTGGTCGGCAAGGGCGTCTGCTTCGACACCGGCGGGCTCAACCTCAAGCCCGCAAGCTCGATGGGCCTGATGAAGAAGGACATGGGCGGCGCCGCCAACGTGCTGGGCCTTGCCCGGATGATCATGGCGCTGGGACTGAAGCTGCAGCTGCGCGTGCTGATCCCGGCGGTCGAGAACTCGGTCTCGGGCGACGCCTTCCGCCCGCAGGACATTCTCACCTCGCGCAAGGGGCTTACGGTCGAGATCAACAACACCGATGCCGAGGGCCGGCTGGTGCTGGCCGACGCGCTGGCGCTGGCGGACGAGGAGAGGCCGGACTTCATCCTGTCGATGGCGACGCTGACCGGCGCGGCGCGTGTCGCGGTCGGCCCGGATCTCGCCCCGTTCTACACCGATGACGAGGCCTTTGCCGAGGCGCTGACCCGCGCCAGCGGCCCGGCCGCAGACCCGGTCTGGCGCATGCCCTTCTGGGAACCCTACGAGGAGAAGATCGAGCCCGGCATCGCCGATCTCGACAACGCGCCGGGCGGCGGCATGGCCGGCTCGATCACCGCCGCGCTCTTCCTGCGCCGCTTCGTGACCGAGACGCCCTACGCGCATTTCGACATCTACGCCTGGAACCCCTCGGCCGCGCCCGGGCGGACCAAGGGCGGGCTGGGGCAGGGGCCGCGCGCCATCCTCGGCGCGCTGCCGCAGGTGCTGGGCCTGTGA